Below is a genomic region from Brassica rapa cultivar Chiifu-401-42 chromosome A08, CAAS_Brap_v3.01, whole genome shotgun sequence.
CATGCACACACGCGCCTCTTTATCAGACTTATGAGTCGACTAATAACCTAACAACACGCCCAAAAGTTCTTTCTTTAAACAATGAGATGTTGAAAACAAACCTCTGACCAATCTCAGCCACACAAGACATATTATTTCTTGACGTTAATGAATCTCATGTTAggttattatttcttttttaacttatctcatatttttttaacgtctcgttaattatgctattacaacgatgaaaaatattaaataaacgATTCTAGAACTGACAATTTTATCATCATATGAGAATGCACGTCTGACTGCATCACTCCGAGCCGCCATATGAGATCCATGTTCAAATTTGAATATCTAAGAATGAGTCTCTTATATACTGAGATATCTTAtctaaaatcaatatttttttctaaaaatatttttggatagatatctaaaatattgATTTTGGATAGATCTCTTAGCATTTGAAacaatcattaaatattattattgtaCTTATATTCACAGTTGAAAATCTCTTCAATCGAATTGCTATAAAAATCATGATAGACAGATAACATACTATAATAGTATAAAGTCGACAGGAAAATAATTCTAAATATCGGTGTACAAGAACCACGCCTGTATTCCTAACcggattttaaaaaaattggtcgGCTTGGGTTTAGATACTAAAAGCCACTTACTTCTATGTAAGACTATCTATTTGGAAAACATTATACAAATGACAAATTAAAAAGAGTAAAGCATAGAGAATCCCTTACTTCGCTTCTTTGCCAAGCAAAACCACAAACACCTCTCAATTTCATTCATCTTCCTCCTTCTCCTCACCAAAATGTCAAATTCAACCAAAATGTCAAATTCGACTCACCGGAGAAGAGTTCCGACTCCGGTGGGAAACGGAGGCCGGAGCCTCAGGATGAGACGGACGGCTTCCCGATGCGTTTCTGATAAGAACCGTTCAAAATCGACTAATCAGGTCTTTGAGCGAAGCTTCTCCGACACGAGTCTCGATTTCCGCCGCGACGGAGACGGTAGTTGCATGCGGCGATCCTCGCCGTTGAGTGGCTTACCGACGGAAGAATCTGGTCCGATCTTCTACTTGCCAAGGATTCGCTCTGAGGTTATGGCTTCTTCTCCGTCGTTGTTGCGCTTTTCTTCGCCATCGTCTCCATTTCCGACCAATCAAGAGGTTAGACTCTGTTTCTCTCTACTATTTTCAGTTCTTTTACTACTTTCAGACACGACTTCAGTTCTGTAATAAACTCTAAATATAGTCCTTAAGGTATAAGATTTTGTTATTTAAGCCTAATACTTTGGAATGTTACAATCTAACCCTAAAATATCTACTATTTTGGACGTAGAGTTTAATAAGCTGTATACCCTATTAAAGCCATTTTTATCTCCCGAGTAAATCTCAAGATCACAGAGTCTTCTTTAACTTAATTCGAAACAAAATCAGGAAAATAAAAGAGAAGCAACAAAAGTTGTAATCAACGTAGCAGTTGAAGGAAGCCCTGGACCTGTAAGAACTATGGTTAAGTTGAGTTGCAACGTTGAAGAAACGATCAAACTCGTCGTTGAGAAATATTGTGAAGAAGGACGAACACCGAAACTCGACAAAGGTGCTGCCTATGAGTTGCATCAATCTCATTTCAGCATCCAATGTAAGCTATAATACAACTTGTAGTCTAAccaaaatttagttattttattctagatatatacaacataaataaattttgattcacattggttaaaaataaaaacaaaatcaaatgtatattagttttataaaatatctatactatGCTATCTAGTTTTGATTTAGTCTCCAACAATCATGGGAAAATACTCAAAGTACTCGCGGATGATGTGAAAGCAAGAAAAAATCACATTATTCATGAGCTATAtgcttttataataataaaaggattactttttttttgacgaAAATAAAAGGATTACTTGAACCAATAAGTTATCCTTCTTTTTCACGTAATTGAACTGTTATGAGTTTAATAAAATGTACTCAATTTGATTGAATTTTCAGGTTTGGAAAAAGGAGAAATAATCGGAGAAATAGGAAGTAGAAACTTCTACCTTAGAAAGGGAACTCATGAAACCGGAGTTTCTTTCGCCGGAATAGCTCCGATGAGAATGAGCTTTATTCCGTCGTCTAATATGATCGAATCGTGTATCGCTCAGTTTATTGGGAAAATCTTGAGGAGAACGAGAAAGTTATGGAACATATTGGTATGTACGCAATGAGATTTAAGTTCCAAAGTACGTGCACTTTTGAGCATGGCACAAAATATTCTATAGATTGATATACTAATGCATAtacttgtaagttgtaaccgGTATGGTTTGTAAGCCACAATTTAATAAGcagtaaataaatattattctgCGAAAATCAAACTCTGCGACGGGACAATCTAAAttagaaatatagtttttttttgtaaatatgactcaaaactcaAAGTTAAACACAgttagggtctgactggttcaaacgcagtggttgcggttgcggttgcgggagtttgtggatgcggacggttgcggtttctagcggttttaagagatttgtacaaCTGGTGctgcggttaaaaattagtgcgtttgcgggtgacttatgactggttaactacctaaTGCGGtaacaatcaaataataaattaacaatatttatatttaatataattataaaaatatcaaaaacataaaattataataaatataaaatttatataaaatttatatatagaaagttataattttaatttttgaaaatttattgaaattgcttttattataaaattttataatatcaattaaaatataatagatatatttttatattttcataatttcaattttaaaaattttattaaaaatttttacttttatattgtttaaaaaaaagaaaatttttttaccctcccgcaactgTCCGCAACctcaaacgctagctggagccagcttttgaatttatgagatttagagcagtttgaagcggtttagagcgatttgaatgattgttgcaaaccgccgacaaccgttaccaaccgcaaaagctgcgtttgcgggtggtagcgggaaaaccagtcgccccctaattcatgattttttgaaacttttatttGTCCTATTCATCCTAAAAATTCAGATTATTTACGAAAatgtcattattattattttttcaaaaataagttttttactCTGTCATCCTCATAGTCTTCAAGTATTTACAATattgtcattgtcatcaatacatCAACAACCATGAAAACCAATTTGAAGCTTTTAATGCACCTAAAAATTGATTTTGACTCCTTATATCTCAtttcttatgaactaaaaacaacgtctctttcactttctcttcatattcatccaaaaaacctaagattttgattttaaattttttttaaggtTCATAGAACTATTCAAGCTCATGATTCATGGTCATTAACAAGTATGTTGCTTTGGTGGTGAAGTATTGTGTGGTTGGAGAAGGTAAACAAGTTATCTCACTAGTTAAAGCTATGAATCAactttttttccagatctgttcgtcagatgAAAAAACTTACACGGAAGCCTTCTGGTCAATGCATAGGTTAGTTTCGCAATTGATTTTATGTGTGTCTTTTAGAGACAACTTCTCTGGAAGTCTTCTggttttctttgttttcatattagttttgcatttgactggattgtGTCAAAAATTTGACTTTTCCTAAATGACTTACACGAAAGTcgtccaacaaaaaaaaattaatttttactaGATGACTTCAAATTAAGTCGTTTCAtgttacttttgcaattgattaataaaacttaaatatttaattttatctgGACGACTTCCAAGTAAATCGTTTCAGGTTATTTTTCTGTTGGAATTTCTGACAGaatccggtcaaatgcaaaacaaaCCTATTTAtcctagacgacttccatgtaagtcgtctaggaaaagtcaaatttctagcatcaattgcaaaactaaaaTATGCATTGACCAGAATACTTCCGTGTAAGTCTTCCGAACGACTTCCATCGTCTATGTCAacgtttaataaaatttcattttctttaaaactataaagattttttaacattttcttgttaattcatgtatattagtcaATATTAGGACTCATGAATGAAATTCACAACTTAATTAGTAATAATTATGAGGTTAACAACATTCACGCTTATTAATGTTTCTAGCTAATGAAAAGACTTCCCcataagtcttctacgttagtttttgtaaaatttgtattttaaactttaagatatatactttttaacttttaaaagtgTTAACTAACTTCAAGAATATCAAATCATATGGTTTAATGTGTCTTCTTGGATCATAAGATATACTTTTTAACTTtcatgaaatttgaaattttaattttcacttaaaatttgagtttcctgcttaaattttaatttcccGCTTAAATTTTCCCTTACTACCGTATTTAATTATGATGTATAATTTActttaatgatatattttaatgatgatatataatttactactaTATTCTAAAACgcttactaaaaatataaataagtattAAATGTAATTGTTCATGCACATTTAATCATAAGCTATATCATCAACTGTAGTATGTCATGTCATATTTATTTAGCGAAAGTGATTATAGAAAGGACATGTGTCAATATCACTTTACTAATAATATCTAGGAGAATCTTCCAAGAAttgattatttttgtaatttctaCCAAAGCTTTTGGATATGCTTGAAGATAATTGAAACCAAGAACAAAAAGAGAAGGAGGGTTGGTTTGCTCGTTTGTTAAGTTGTGTCAGGTGCTAGGTACGAATCCCATCGGATGCAACATTTTTAGCTTAATGCTTAATATCAAAATGACGTAGTTTTGATTTCTGTTAAATAGTATACGGCTTTCACatcaattaattttcaaaaagacAACCACactgagagttttttttttgtagaaaaccctataaccaattttttttctcagcataactaattaaaaattaattaatgagttaattttagattttgttattatgaaaagtaaaatttaaatttacaggtaaaaatgatttattatttatatctttataattattaagattttctagtaatttaatatatttaatagattaatgtaaataatcaaattgaTGAAATAAACCTAGATAAAAATTGTACTTCTCTTTTTAATAGAAAATCTACTACCATTCCCTAgcatttctttaaaaaaatgaaaaaaaaatcaccattcataagtaataattttcttttccttccttaccattattttctattcgttctttttgttttcagaaTGGTCACCAGTCGGACCCATATAATTATAGATCTCAAACACTGAGAAGTCAGTAAGATgggattttttaaaattagagaATCACCAACTGAAGACGGGGAGATTTGAACAAATAATCAAATCACTAGGTGATAATCCGCGCCCTGCGCGGATGAATGaccaaaagaattttttttcttaatttatatatattagaaatctTATATATGGAACAAAAATGTGaatgtatatataatgtaaGCTTAagtgtttttttgaaaaaaattgttttgtgtAATTGGTTAATATTATGCAATAACTTTTATCaatttattatgaatttaagacaaaacaaaacaaaggaaATATAATTACTGatttcataataaaaaattatgatataatattcaaagaaacatatataataaaaaaataaaatacgaaagaaacaaatttcaaagaaacaaataaaaaggggtATAGTGAGTCAATGAATTGTAGAcggcatatatttatattaagaaaTCATTGCCCATGTGGTTaatgaaacataaaataatcttcataattcaaaaatatattacatatttgaTTTCTCGTAAGTTGCGCTCCAATCGTAATCGTAACTTACCTTAATTTtgtaaatagttaaatcaaacttCCTTTATAtgacataattaataataataataaattacaaTAATTTGAATACATAATCTAGTTTCCTTATATACAAAAGTTAAGTTGTCGTTTCCAATTTTGTAACCATAATCGACGTTATATTATTAccaaaaatgatcaaaaataatgGCCCACGCCTTGTTACCAAATtcgtaatttaaaaatatatcaaagttATTAGAAGTTTCCTTTTAACAATCATTAATCACAGTTATGCTCGCAAATTACGTTTCTTTAATATCACCcaaatttgaatttgaatttgtattttttaattcatGCTATTATACAACGTGATTTCGTAACAATCATTAAACGTGATAAGTCTCTGGTTATATATAAGtttaactatatataaaatGGTATACAATATTTTTGTCTCAATCTATTTAACTTGATcatagatattataattttaacgGTAATATTTTGTTACATGAAATcagatatatatacacataatgGTATAATCCGATACATCATGATTATAAATTGAtcatgtgcatatatatatatatatatatatatatcttttatttaactatttaactATAAGAACTATAATTTATAACACATATATGTCGACCATGTACCAAAAACTCGTTATCTCATATATAAGTAACTTTGTAAGtatatgaaataataataataataacaacgCATTAAACATGGACGTCAATGTTTTGTTAGTCATTGTAATGAAGAAACATATAGTATATTAGTAAAGTTATAATCTAATGATCAATGGCAAATAATGGTAATTATTGTAATTAGTCTAATTAACAAAGGGTTTTTGAATATAGGGTGTGAGAGAGCTTGTGGTGATGCCACATAGGAAATGGCAATTTTGATAATAACACATCAACTAAAGGTTAGTTATTTATaatgctcctcaaataataCAAAAGGGATTAATGCTtgaacaaataaatcaaatcatctatactattatttatgaagtgatttttcTTAGTTGTCctcttctccatgattttagttaatttgattacttttcatattttccatgattttagaataagtcattagtttaattaatattattatttatttttattagatatatatatatatatatatatatatttatcatgatatCTAAGATAATTAATAACCATTAAACTATTCtatcgatatatatatatactattattaacAAAatggtttttaatatataattatcatgatatttatcACATTTATTTAATAGATTGATAATAACCATATCTACCGATAATATCTTCATTacttttatcttatatttagtttataattttagtgaCTAAAATCATAGCTAGTTTCTctgatttttatttgaaatattgatcaaatacatattattataaaaatatctatatgGGTATACTAATTTATCtgaataaatcatttttttttgtttattcgaTTTGATCGCTTAATATACAGAACCATATCCATATACTGTGGTTCAGTTTTAAATGGTTCGGTTTTATTGGATTGAACATCCTAGACTATCGTTATTTTATTAATGTGTTATATTTGAGATTTTTATAATCCTTTCACTGCCACATGATTTCTTTTCAGTTCAAATATAATGTgtgtttaatttcaaatacTACTTTCcaaatttaattattactattagaaaagattttgattcaaaatctacatcacataaataaaaataaaaaacataatttaatacattgattactaatatgaatattgaaattttataatttataataatttgaaatttgtatctaatttaataattatattttgttaaaaataaatattagaatTAACAAAATgttaggtatatatatattgatccgCAAAGGGTGCGGGACATCAACTAGTTAATGCAGTAAatctaaatatatttgtttcatttttatatattcgcGTTTAAGTGTCTATAAAAGAACAAAGTATTATCCCACCAATATTGAAACATAATTAGGAAAGataatgtttttctttctttttagttataatctaaaaattaaattgaaagaTTTCTGACCACAAAATATCTTTTTACACATATAGGTGTTCTTATATATAGAACCTTCTCTAGTAAAACGAAAAAGATCAAGAAAACTTCATTAGAGATGGCTATCACCAAGAAAATGTTAGTGGCAATTATTTTCAGCATCTTCTTCATTGTGTCCTCTGTTCATTGCTCCGACCGCACTCTTGGTACTAGCTTCTTATTACAATTCGATTATACTTGTTCTTTTACTGTGAATACTTTATGATTGTGATATTGATACAATAATTATTGTTAAAATAGGTTATGGAATAAatcaagattttaaaaaatgctTCCCAAAGCAGCCGTGTGGAGATTCTTGCAGAGACTACTGTCAAACTCATGTTAGTCTTGTGGGATTATGGGAAACTTGTGAAAACGGCGGATGTTGTTGTACGAGCAAGATATCCTAATAATAATATCATCAAATATATGCATCTGCTAGAAGAATAATATAGTTACTTTTCATATGGTTCATAATTACTTTGTTAGCCTCTATTGCTCAGAGATGAATTAACGATCCATCTTTAAGACGCAAAATAATGATTTCAGTACTACAAAGATTGCAGAAGAAGAGTGGTAACATAATAGACAATGTATTTGTCTAAACTTGCAAGAAACATAATTCGAAAGATACAATATACACGAGCTCAAGCATGTTTAGCACAATCACTAGAAACATAAAAGCAAGATCATTTGGCTACTAGCACATTAACAATCTAATTGCTTCTCTTTACCACACCGACTCTGTCATAGAATGTGGATGTTTCTTATTAGTGTTATGTGTTGTCAATTAGAACTTTTGCGACGACAAGAACATGAAATCCCCTTCTAAAATCACTTTTTATTTGCTTGATCTGCTTCCAAATGTAATAACTCATGATCATCTTTGAAACTTCTAACCATATTTTGCTTATAAATCTTGATACATTATGCtctataaaactaataaaattgcagaaatgaaaacacaaaaaaaatccaTAATTTTTAATGTCCACAATCTAAATatctttataatattatttgagaaatcagtttcttatgtgtcgcgctcacgttaactctcacgattgttgattacactgatacacttaaagaattaaaaatattatatttaaatagtaatattgaattttttatttagtttcctttttcaaaattttcaattaaaataaataataaaaatgaaacattcataaatttaaaaaaatggttaaaaacgaaaatatatgtatatctaatattatttcattaaaaagaaaagttcacaaaatagaaatattccatttaaaatatatttttaaataacataaaatatacttttgaagtaataaaatatttatttatatctatattttcttagatgaaaatatatttttgcatataatgtgatttcataaaagaAGATTCACacataatcttgatattagaaaaataaatattatttcttttaaagcATAATTGTAagcaatacaaaaatatatattttcaaagtaatagaaataatttttatatatttatttgttttcttagatgattatataaaataattaagtaacataaactgatatatgtttaattgattaaaaatatttataactagtattattgaaatgttttatttatttttcatatatttagttgactataatatctttcgattacagtaaaaaaaatctataaattatattttacttatataatatgatttttaaaataaaatcacataaatattttttaaactgcTTATTTTAaagagatattaaaaataaaaagaattaacaacaaatatcttttgatcaaataattggaaaatattttaaaataacataacactatatactttaacgaggtagatatattatattttattattattaaaattatttgttttcataatattaaatttgcttttaaattttatgattttatgtttCTGGAACTTAATAtgactataattaaaatatcaaagaaAATCTAAATCtcattttaagattatttaaaataaattttagtttaccATTTAATAAATCTAAGgcataaaattatttagaatttataaaatattttaattattgtatatattgatatatgttcataagcttcaaaatatattagttaCTTATGTATGTAACTTCATACTGATCATCgttttattttctgattttttaaaatcaacatataatttgataaatattatgaaactaCATGCAcatttaaatgataaataaaattttaaatgataaataaaattaattttattttacttaattaaaataaaaaataattatacctcagtttgaatttgaaagaatatatgttACTCAATATAATCACAACATGAGTGACTCGAGTAATCCatcttatatctaaaatcatagatttaactacgataagaatatataattttataataataataatttattttataaatgtaaacTATAGGATGACTCGAAACATATTAAcgaatgaaaataaaatattaaccaactaTTATAATTTagatcttttgtaaaatttatatatatatgagactgtagaatattatcgttatattaatttacataatttggaatcagacactttaatttattttatatttcattttaagcaaaatatatcttaaattatacATAACCTTCctcaaatatatttacatatctaagacAATACTCAAATGATAACAAGATCGactataaaaacaacaaaaccgactagatataacatatctaaaataatatgtctaactaaaataatataatattattattatgcatacaaattataaattagttttaaaataaaaaaaaataacaaataattattataatatatttattttataaatatttatatccgtgcTCGGATCTGGTCAAGCTTGGCTCTTTTATTCGGCTGCATTGGCTTTTGTTGGTTACATATGAGTCGGTCCATTGATCAT
It encodes:
- the LOC103834267 gene encoding uncharacterized protein At4g22758, which encodes MSNSTKMSNSTHRRRVPTPVGNGGRSLRMRRTASRCVSDKNRSKSTNQVFERSFSDTSLDFRRDGDGSCMRRSSPLSGLPTEESGPIFYLPRIRSEVMASSPSLLRFSSPSSPFPTNQEENKREATKVVINVAVEGSPGPVRTMVKLSCNVEETIKLVVEKYCEEGRTPKLDKGAAYELHQSHFSIQCLEKGEIIGEIGSRNFYLRKGTHETGVSFAGIAPMRMSFIPSSNMIESCIAQFIGKILRRTRKLWNILVCTQ